TTGTTCAGTCCTTAGGTGACAGTAACCCTAACACCATGCAAAATGAAGACGATATGAATATGGATAACTGTTCCAAAGGTAGAACTCGAATATGGAATCCTTCCCAAATTATTCtgtattaaaaattaatgtataaaatattttgcttctGTGAAGTTCTGGCAGGGCATGGTGACAGTTGGTTTAATCGGGGTACCAAAAATATCTGGTCGGTCCATAACTGCACATACAAATATTGCCTGTGCGACTTAAATGCATGTGAACATATGGCCTGtgtaattcagaaaaaaaacattatgaacGGTATCAAAGGTGGAAAGACGGTAGAGTCAAATAGTCGGAGTGTTGACCGGTACATGCGTGCGTATTGATGTGTCGCACTCTCGGAAACATCCTTAATTCCCAGCATTTCGCGGAGAATGTTCGGAGATTCTGGCGTTAGTCGGTACACGAGAGACGGGAGAGATTCACCCGGAGGAGTGAAGTTCAGTAAGTAGTAACGAGCCGCGTTGTTGACAGCCAAGACGGACTGCGTGCCCTGCTTCCATGGATACAGGGAGGAGCTTTGACGGCAAGTTGCCTAACAGTACTAGTCTGCTAGCGTTACCTTCACGTAATGCGAGGTATCAGAAGTGTAGGGGTGGGTGAAAGTTTACAACTTTATGTAATCAAgcattcatcaaaaaaagaacTCGAAGCGACGGGGGTGCGTTAAAGATTAAAGTAAGTTTAGTCTGCCATGTTCAAAGTGCATGGCGATAAAGAAGGAAAGTGcgattaaaaaagaaaacggcAGTAGCGTTGCCGAATTTACAGATAATTATACCAAGTTGAAGAACTTGCCTGACGCGTTGAGAAAGCTTCGGTGCATAAGGTAGTGTTTTTTTGGTAGTAGGCTTTTTGGCAAATGCTTGTAGTAACATTTATAATGAACTCTCCGATTTGTTGTAAACggatttttttcctgctcgTATTAGCAATGTATTGGCAAAGCTGCCTCAGCCTGTACTGGACTAATCTAaactttgctgtttttctctggcGGTGGTTTTCACCATTTCTGCAGTATTAATGTGCACCGAGAAAGAATCTCGACTTGCATTTGAGggaaatttgatttgttttcctctgttatttttgttgattttttccccacaatgctTTCTGTCCGATTTTGTGACCCCGCGTGCTCAGCGCCGCACTCTGACTCCGGCAGAGAGCGCGCGCCAGAGACGGCGAACTTCCCCGCGCTCAAAGGTGGCACGAACAAGGTTCTGTTCCTGGACTGTTCTGCACGCGGACTGGTGGCATTCCCGCCaagcctgctgcagctggagcacctggaggagctgcaccTGGAGGGGAACCTCATAGAGACCCTCCCCTCCAAGATCGGGCTGCTGCGGAATCTCCGGGTGCTCTATCTCCAAGGAAACCGACTGGAACACGTTTGCGAGGAGCTGGGGCGGCTGACGCAGCTGCTCTCCCTGGACCTGAGCGGCAACCCGGTGGCCGACGgacagcgcctcctgctggaggTGGTCCAGCGACTCCGCGGCCTTCGGGAGCTGAGGCTCCACGGGCTGGGCCTGACGGACCTTCCGGACCGGATCTGCAAAAACCTCCACAGCCTGGAGCTGCTGGGGCTCTCAGCAAACAGCCTCACGACGCTCCCCGGCGCGATCGTCAACCTGTCCCACCTGCGGGAGATTTACGTACAGGGAAACCAGCTGGAGGTCTTGCCGACCGGGCTCGGTGGGCTGCCGCGACTGGAGATCGTGGACGCGGGGCAGAACCTGCTGGCGGCGCTGCCGGACGGGGCCTGCGGGCCAACCTGGAGGAAGCTCTTCTTGGGCTCCAACAGGGTGTCGGCCCTGCCGGGGTCCCTCCGCAAGCTGGGGCGCCTGGCTGTCCTGGACGTCTCCCGGAACCGTTTGACCGGGCTGCCCCGCTGCTTCTCCGCGCTCACCAGCCTGGTGGAGCTGGATCTCTCCGACAACCCGCTACGGACCCTCCCCCCTCAGGTGTGCCTCCTCACCTCGCTGCAGGTGCTGTACCTGAGAAACACCCAGCTCAGGGGTCTTCACCCCAACCTGAGCAACCTCCAGAGGATGCAGGTTCTGGACCTCAGCCAGAACAGGTTCTCCAAGTTTCCCTCTGAGATCATCCACCTGAAAAACCTGGAACAGCTGTCTTTGGATGACAGTCAACTGAGAGAGGTTAAGATTATTCGGTATTACAGATatgtattaatggataatggcattaatggataacatgttaaaaattgtaacatactgtatgtaagtcactctggataagaccatctgctaaatgacagtaatgtaatgcaatgtattacTTAGCCTTGAACACAGTAGcttggttttttgttgttttttttgtccaattttaaaatgtttctcacaGCACCACTGAAACTTGAAAAACTGTCCATCTACAGATTCCTGTGGGCATCCAGATGCTACCCATGCTGAAATGTCTTGGATTGACCGGGAACCAGTTCCCCTCTTTCCCGAAAGCTGTGTGCGGCCTGCCATCCCTTGAGAGACTCTATCTTGGCCAAGACCAGGGACTCAAGCTGACATCTGTTGATGAGAGCATCGCCCAACTCAGGGTATGTTTCAAGAATATAGAATCTTTCAGATCTTGTAGAAAGACCCCTGTGAGCAGTGGTGGAAACACTGTGATGTTGTTCTTGTGTTTAGAATCTCAGAGAGATGTACATAGAGAACAACAGCATTGAGTGTCTTCCCGGGGCTATTGGAAACTTACAGCTTCTGGAAATCCTCGATTGTCACAACAACCGGCTCACGACCATCCCAGATACTCTCTGCTGTTTAAACGGTAGAGTACCTCCTACAGTTTCATCTCACATTCTTGCTAAGAGTATAAGTATATTGTCTCCTTTATTGTCTTATACttcaaaaaaacacaccatcATAGTTGTACTGCAGAAAATGATTGGAAGCTTTTTTACTTATAAATACCTGTAGCTGTCAGAAGGGGATcgtggggggggttggggtctGGGCGATACAACCTTGACATGAACGTTTTCTCCGGCCTCCCAAGCCTTGAAGGAGCTGCGTCTCCAGGGGAACCGCCTGGGCCGGCTCCCGCTCAACATGACCAAACTGCAGGCCCTGGAGGTGCTGTTGCTGGAGGGAAACCCTCTCACCGATCCCCCGGCAGGGGTCTGCGATCAGGGCCCGGCCGCTGTGAGGCAGTACCTGGAGGAGAAAGCACGGGTTCTGACCAAGGCCGTACAGGTAAGGCTAACCTCTGCGAGCGCAAGAGGCGGCTGTGGAGTCCCTGAGGAAGACTGActttgggcggcagtgtagcgtagtggctaaggagcaggacttgtgaccgaaaggttgctagttcaacccctcactggagcactgctgctgtacccttggataaGATACCTAACCTGctgttgcctcagtaaatatccagctgtatcattGGATagtatggtaaaaaaaaatcatagcctatgtaagttgctctggataagagcatctgctaaatgccaataatgaaatGCTAATTTGCTCTACATTAATACGGGTTTGCACAGGATGCCACAGTTTTTTAAACACTGCCCgttacatttcttttattttaaatattgtttgcCTCCATGAAAATGTAGGAGAGGTCTTGCAGTTGCCTCGGAAGTCCGCTGTGAAATTGTTATCATCCATCGTGTCACTTAGTCACTTAGCTGTGTGGTGTTCATGAAATCAAGCATTTTATACCCATCacaatttttttaacatgctgcCCAGAGGACGACTGACACTACCAGCATGCAGCGATGgatcataaataaatgtgcgcatgttttcagaaatgaagGCTGCCgtgagaagttttttttttgtaattttttttatctatgGTTAATGGCCATCCACCAACTTAACCAATCAGGTGCAAGCATGGTGGAGGGGTGTGATGGTGCGCAGGAGACTGGGACCCTTCGCCAGCCTTGGAGCAAAcgagaaaggaaaaaggaagcaaaagaaagacaaggaCAGGAAGAAGAAACCCGCTGCAGGCAACGCGAAGAAAGGGCCCGCCAGGAAAAAGAAATAGAGCCGTGAGACCGGTGCACATGGCTCCGTGTGAATTACATCAGGTGCTCACCGTGAAATAaaagactgaactgaaatgctctttcctttttgttcttttaatcATTAAAGTTATCGTTTAGTGCAAATGTGtgcaaattcatttaaaaagtgccttagaaaaaaacaacattttataaaagaaGTCAACGTTGCAGTCTTGTCTAACCACTAGTGATGTGAACATTGCATATTACTAAGAAGAAGGTGCACGTATACAAATCTgttataaaaaatgaattacactCTAAATAATATACAAACCCGAGATTCAGTAAATCAAAGAGAAAATCTCAAAAATGTGATGAAATCAACACAAATATTGGGTACTCTGCTGCTTCTACTACAGAGCAGTTTCTATACTCTATGTCTGCCTCTGTGAAGGAACTCTTtttcaggagagagaggaaatcaATTGGGTAGGTGTA
The nucleotide sequence above comes from Megalops cyprinoides isolate fMegCyp1 chromosome 2, fMegCyp1.pri, whole genome shotgun sequence. Encoded proteins:
- the LOC118772139 gene encoding leucine-rich repeat and IQ domain-containing protein 4-like, whose translation is MLSVRFCDPACSAPHSDSGRERAPETANFPALKGGTNKVLFLDCSARGLVAFPPSLLQLEHLEELHLEGNLIETLPSKIGLLRNLRVLYLQGNRLEHVCEELGRLTQLLSLDLSGNPVADGQRLLLEVVQRLRGLRELRLHGLGLTDLPDRICKNLHSLELLGLSANSLTTLPGAIVNLSHLREIYVQGNQLEVLPTGLGGLPRLEIVDAGQNLLAALPDGACGPTWRKLFLGSNRVSALPGSLRKLGRLAVLDVSRNRLTGLPRCFSALTSLVELDLSDNPLRTLPPQVCLLTSLQVLYLRNTQLRGLHPNLSNLQRMQVLDLSQNRFSKFPSEIIHLKNLEQLSLDDTLKELRLQGNRLGRLPLNMTKLQALEVLLLEGNPLTDPPAGVCDQGPAAVRQYLEEKARVLTKAVQVQAWWRGVMVRRRLGPFASLGANEKGKRKQKKDKDRKKKPAAGNAKKGPARKKK